A stretch of Spirosoma oryzicola DNA encodes these proteins:
- the rpsB gene encoding 30S ribosomal protein S2, protein MAQIEYKDLLDAGVHFGHLTRKWDPRMAPYIFMEKNGIHIIDLNKTVAALEEASNAIKGIVRSGRKVMFVATKKQAQEIVSEEARRLKMPYVTDRWQGGMLTNFATIRKSLKKMQTLDKMLKDEETIKSIAKRERLTRTRDKEKLERVLGGIADLTRLPAALFVVDVKREHIAVAEAHRLGIPVFAMCDTNSNPEAVDFAIPANDDAYKSISLITLAIGKAIEEGLMERKQDKDDQRVQEEEEAKRAEDLAQAKAEGESQPEATSSPAAVAEDEQEA, encoded by the coding sequence ATGGCACAAATCGAATATAAAGACCTCCTCGACGCTGGTGTGCACTTTGGCCACCTTACGCGTAAGTGGGACCCCCGGATGGCTCCGTACATCTTCATGGAGAAGAACGGCATCCACATTATTGACCTCAACAAAACAGTAGCCGCGCTGGAAGAGGCTTCGAACGCTATCAAAGGTATCGTTCGCTCGGGCCGGAAAGTGATGTTTGTGGCCACGAAGAAACAGGCGCAGGAGATCGTTTCGGAAGAAGCGCGTCGTCTGAAAATGCCTTACGTTACCGACCGCTGGCAGGGCGGTATGTTGACGAACTTCGCGACGATCCGCAAATCGCTGAAAAAAATGCAAACGCTGGACAAAATGCTGAAAGATGAGGAGACCATCAAAAGCATTGCCAAGCGGGAGCGTTTGACACGGACCCGTGATAAAGAAAAACTGGAGCGTGTACTCGGTGGTATCGCCGATCTGACCCGTCTGCCAGCTGCTCTGTTCGTTGTTGACGTAAAACGCGAACACATCGCTGTTGCTGAAGCACACCGCCTGGGTATCCCTGTATTTGCTATGTGCGATACAAACTCGAATCCAGAAGCTGTTGACTTCGCTATTCCAGCTAATGATGATGCTTATAAGTCAATATCGCTGATTACGCTTGCTATCGGTAAGGCCATCGAAGAAGGTCTGATGGAGCGGAAGCAGGATAAAGACGATCAGCGCGTCCAGGAAGAAGAAGAAGCGAAACGTGCTGAAGATCTTGCTCAGGCTAAAGCCGAAGGCGAATCACAGCCAGAAGCTACCTCTTCGCCAGCGGCTGTTGCTGAAGATGAGCAAGAAGCATAA
- a CDS encoding DUF3078 domain-containing protein: protein MKKLLYTTVCWLSLAHAFGQDSTRITTNFKDTVAVKPDTSYWQKSFSGGINFNQASFSNWSGGGVNSVSLGAVVAARAFYEKEKMSWDNTADLQLGYVTQVGTTRKAADQLILISVLGRKIAPKWDLFVSGTFNTFFAPGYRYDKLPADQPRLKVSNFFAPAQLTFGVGVAYRPNDWFSLRMSPVAPRFTFVSDDAVRVRELSDGTFVADPTQVAYGVQPGRKMRTEWLAFQLQTVINRNLTQNIALNARYQLFTVYENLRNVNHRLDLLLTAKVSRYLNTTFGLIALYNKDFSSSLQIQQTLAIGLVYNISSFRQKRDPLKSTDPLPGRF from the coding sequence ATGAAAAAATTACTGTACACCACCGTATGCTGGCTGAGCTTGGCCCATGCCTTTGGACAAGATTCTACCCGAATCACCACTAATTTTAAAGATACCGTCGCGGTGAAGCCCGACACCTCGTACTGGCAAAAATCGTTTAGTGGCGGTATCAACTTCAACCAGGCATCGTTTAGCAACTGGTCAGGGGGGGGCGTCAATTCCGTATCGTTAGGAGCTGTTGTCGCAGCGCGTGCCTTCTACGAAAAAGAAAAAATGTCATGGGACAACACCGCTGATCTTCAGTTGGGCTATGTCACGCAGGTCGGTACTACGCGCAAGGCTGCTGATCAGCTTATTTTGATTTCGGTACTGGGCCGCAAGATTGCTCCCAAATGGGATTTATTTGTCTCCGGGACGTTCAACACCTTTTTTGCCCCTGGTTACCGGTACGATAAGCTCCCCGCCGATCAGCCCCGGCTGAAGGTGTCGAATTTCTTTGCGCCCGCCCAGCTCACCTTTGGTGTAGGGGTGGCTTATCGGCCAAATGACTGGTTTTCGCTTCGGATGAGCCCCGTTGCTCCCCGCTTTACATTCGTGTCCGACGACGCGGTACGGGTGCGCGAGTTATCGGATGGTACGTTTGTTGCCGATCCTACCCAAGTGGCTTATGGTGTTCAACCCGGTCGAAAGATGCGGACAGAGTGGCTGGCCTTTCAGTTACAAACAGTTATAAACCGAAACTTGACCCAGAACATAGCGCTGAACGCCCGGTATCAACTGTTTACCGTTTATGAGAATTTGAGGAATGTCAACCACCGGCTCGACCTCCTCCTGACCGCTAAAGTAAGTCGCTATCTAAACACAACCTTTGGCCTGATTGCTTTGTACAACAAAGATTTCAGTTCATCGCTTCAAATACAGCAGACATTGGCCATTGGGTTAGTGTACAACATCAGTTCATTTCGGCAGAAAAGAGATCCACTTAAATCGACCGATCCGTTACCGGGACGATTTTGA
- the rplM gene encoding 50S ribosomal protein L13: protein MNTLSYKTISANKETAQKEWIVVDAQGEVLGRLASQIARLIRGKHKTNFTPHVDCGDNVIVINADKVRLTGSKLTDKVYVRHTGYPGGQRFATPRLLLEKHPERIIEHAVKGMLPKNRLGRRLYTNLYVYAGDQHPHEAQQPKAVKF from the coding sequence GTGAATACGCTCAGTTACAAAACCATCTCTGCCAACAAAGAAACGGCGCAAAAGGAGTGGATTGTGGTTGACGCTCAGGGCGAAGTGCTTGGTCGGTTGGCCAGTCAAATCGCACGTCTGATCCGCGGCAAACACAAAACCAACTTTACGCCACACGTTGACTGCGGGGATAACGTGATCGTCATCAATGCCGATAAGGTTCGCCTGACCGGCTCGAAGTTGACCGACAAAGTTTATGTCCGCCACACGGGTTATCCGGGTGGTCAACGGTTCGCTACGCCCCGGTTGTTGCTGGAAAAGCACCCCGAGCGCATCATCGAACACGCCGTAAAAGGCATGTTGCCGAAAAATCGGCTTGGTCGTCGGTTGTACACGAATCTGTACGTTTACGCTGGTGATCAACATCCGCACGAGGCTCAGCAACCTAAAGCAGTTAAATTCTAA
- the tsf gene encoding translation elongation factor Ts translates to MAITAADVNKLRQETGAGMMDCKKALTEAEGDFEKAKEILRKQGQKIADKRADNATAEGVVLAHVSPDGKSGKVIALACETEPVSKVADFQNLAMAVISTAVATDATDKATLLATPQADGRALQDHITDLMGKIGEKIDVASFETVTADQVVSYIHSNGKLGVLVGLTNTNGTDVAEVGKDIAMQIAAMKPVALDKDGVDSTIVEREIEIGKEQARQEGKPEAMLEKIALGKLNKFYKENTLLNQEFVKDNSLTIAQLLDKTSKGLTVSAFKRVAIG, encoded by the coding sequence ATGGCAATTACCGCTGCTGACGTAAACAAACTTCGGCAAGAGACCGGAGCAGGTATGATGGACTGTAAAAAGGCCCTTACCGAAGCCGAAGGCGATTTTGAAAAAGCAAAAGAGATTCTGCGGAAGCAGGGTCAGAAAATAGCTGACAAACGGGCTGACAACGCAACGGCCGAAGGTGTTGTATTGGCACACGTTAGCCCCGACGGAAAAAGTGGTAAAGTAATTGCACTGGCTTGCGAAACGGAGCCTGTTTCGAAAGTTGCTGATTTCCAGAATCTGGCAATGGCCGTAATTAGCACAGCAGTTGCAACAGATGCAACTGACAAAGCTACTTTGCTGGCTACACCTCAGGCTGATGGCCGTGCTCTTCAGGATCATATCACGGACCTGATGGGTAAAATTGGTGAGAAAATCGACGTTGCTTCGTTCGAAACCGTCACCGCTGATCAAGTCGTTTCTTACATTCACTCAAACGGTAAACTGGGCGTTCTGGTTGGCCTGACCAACACAAACGGTACGGATGTAGCCGAAGTGGGTAAAGACATCGCCATGCAGATTGCGGCCATGAAGCCGGTTGCTTTGGACAAAGACGGCGTTGATTCGACTATCGTTGAGCGTGAAATCGAGATTGGTAAAGAACAGGCTCGTCAAGAAGGCAAGCCTGAAGCCATGCTCGAAAAAATCGCACTGGGCAAGCTGAACAAGTTCTACAAAGAGAATACGTTGTTGAATCAGGAGTTCGTGAAAGACAACTCTTTGACGATCGCACAACTGCTCGACAAAACAAGCAAAGGTCTGACCGTATCGGCGTTCAAACGCGTAGCAATCGGTTAA
- the mscL gene encoding large conductance mechanosensitive channel protein MscL encodes MLSEFRAFIAQGNVLDLAVGIIIGAAFGKITTSLVEDIINPILGLVIGGIDFSQMKIVLKEAVGTTPEVAIRYGNFLNVAIQFLIIAWVVFLIVKLANRARLSSSLGSKP; translated from the coding sequence ATGCTGAGCGAGTTTCGAGCATTCATTGCGCAAGGGAATGTACTAGATCTGGCCGTTGGTATTATCATTGGCGCGGCTTTTGGAAAAATTACCACGTCATTAGTAGAGGATATAATCAATCCGATACTAGGTTTAGTCATTGGGGGTATTGACTTTAGCCAGATGAAGATAGTGTTGAAAGAAGCCGTTGGGACAACGCCTGAAGTGGCAATCCGTTACGGAAACTTCCTGAACGTAGCCATTCAGTTTCTGATTATCGCCTGGGTTGTTTTTCTAATCGTCAAGCTAGCCAACCGTGCCCGTCTTTCGAGTTCACTTGGCTCTAAACCGTAA
- the rpsI gene encoding 30S ribosomal protein S9, translating into MDRINTIGRRKTAISRVYLSAGSGAISVNGKDYKQYFPTEVLQIILNQPFSTVNGVGGYDVKVNVRGGGVSGQAEATRMAIARALVELNGDFRPALKKEGFLTRDSRMVERKKYGRRKARRRFQFSKR; encoded by the coding sequence ATGGATCGTATTAACACCATTGGCCGCCGTAAAACTGCCATCTCCCGCGTTTATCTGTCGGCGGGCAGCGGAGCCATCTCGGTAAACGGGAAAGATTACAAACAATATTTCCCTACCGAAGTACTGCAAATTATCTTGAACCAGCCTTTCTCAACCGTTAACGGTGTTGGCGGCTACGACGTAAAAGTAAACGTTCGTGGTGGTGGTGTATCGGGTCAGGCTGAAGCTACTCGCATGGCAATTGCTCGTGCGTTGGTTGAACTGAACGGTGACTTCCGTCCTGCCCTCAAGAAAGAAGGCTTCCTGACGCGTGACTCGCGCATGGTTGAGCGTAAGAAATACGGTCGCCGGAAAGCACGTCGTCGGTTCCAGTTCTCGAAACGCTAA
- a CDS encoding RNA polymerase sigma factor translates to MKQLTDEELVRLYIETQKNTYFERLYERYCDKVYRKCLSFTKDSQQAEDLTHDIFLKLVIKIGSFKEQSRFSTWLYSITYNYCTDHVRAPHRRSEIYMDEGWERLEVDNSDDGLAELAELEAQQLKKAMEHLDPTEQSLLLMKYQDDVSIRELADMHGTTESAIKMRLKRTRDKLRKYYLEGAVFWLLLAIKAALSIRWPFK, encoded by the coding sequence ATGAAGCAATTGACGGACGAAGAATTGGTCCGGTTATATATTGAAACGCAGAAGAATACGTATTTCGAGCGTTTGTATGAGCGCTACTGTGATAAGGTCTACAGAAAATGCCTTTCGTTCACTAAAGATAGCCAGCAGGCCGAGGACCTTACGCACGATATTTTTCTAAAGCTTGTCATCAAAATAGGCAGCTTTAAGGAGCAATCAAGGTTTTCTACCTGGCTATACTCAATCACCTATAACTACTGCACCGACCACGTAAGAGCGCCACACCGACGCTCAGAAATCTACATGGACGAGGGTTGGGAACGTCTGGAAGTTGATAACAGCGACGATGGACTGGCGGAGTTGGCCGAACTGGAAGCGCAGCAGCTCAAAAAAGCTATGGAGCACCTGGACCCGACCGAGCAAAGCCTGTTGCTCATGAAATACCAGGATGATGTCAGCATCCGCGAACTTGCCGATATGCATGGTACTACAGAAAGCGCTATAAAAATGCGCTTAAAGCGAACGCGTGACAAACTTCGGAAGTACTATTTGGAAGGAGCCGTATTCTGGTTACTCCTGGCTATCAAAGCTGCTTTGTCTATTCGATGGCCCTTTAAATAA
- a CDS encoding mechanosensitive ion channel family protein: MKELPNITEVLRNTFQTLIDQFVEFVPRILGAIVILLIGIGVARLMAFIVRRVLAQVGFDKIGSRLNEISIIKQLNTEIKLSEIIGKVLYYFVLLVFITAATETLGVAAITDMVSSLVSFIPKVIAAAIMLQVGVLVADTLREAVLSMCQSFNISSGRLLSMIVFVFFLVITVISALGQAGINTELLESSFNLIIGGVIFAFAVGYGIASRDVMSNILSSFYSRSKYKEGQVIQIDDVKGEIIKVDGTSLTLQTGDTTTVFPMQVLQTKKVEIFN; encoded by the coding sequence ATGAAAGAACTCCCTAATATTACCGAAGTTTTACGCAATACATTTCAAACGCTTATTGATCAGTTCGTCGAGTTTGTGCCACGCATATTGGGGGCCATTGTCATTCTGTTAATTGGTATTGGCGTTGCGCGTTTGATGGCATTTATTGTTCGGCGTGTGCTGGCTCAGGTTGGATTCGACAAAATCGGTAGCCGACTGAACGAAATAAGCATTATCAAGCAACTCAACACCGAAATCAAGCTAAGCGAAATTATCGGAAAAGTACTTTACTACTTTGTCCTGCTGGTTTTTATCACGGCTGCTACCGAAACCTTGGGTGTGGCCGCTATCACGGATATGGTCTCGTCGTTGGTCAGCTTTATTCCAAAAGTGATTGCGGCAGCCATCATGCTACAAGTGGGTGTATTGGTGGCTGATACGTTGCGGGAAGCCGTGTTGAGCATGTGTCAATCGTTCAACATCTCGTCGGGGCGTCTGCTAAGTATGATAGTTTTTGTTTTCTTTCTCGTCATTACCGTTATCAGCGCACTCGGTCAGGCAGGAATCAATACAGAATTGCTGGAGTCGAGTTTCAACCTCATCATCGGGGGCGTAATTTTTGCGTTTGCCGTCGGCTACGGAATTGCTTCACGGGACGTAATGTCAAACATCCTGTCTTCGTTCTATTCCAGAAGTAAATACAAAGAAGGACAAGTCATCCAAATCGACGACGTAAAGGGAGAAATCATTAAAGTTGATGGGACTAGCCTGACGCTTCAGACCGGCGATACAACAACTGTTTTTCCAATGCAGGTCTTACAAACCAAAAAAGTAGAAATTTTCAATTAA